Part of the Candidatus Zixiibacteriota bacterium genome, GATCGTTCGAGAAATTGACGGAGCCCAATTTGTCCATGTCTGACGATAGAATCAGGTTCAGAACTCTGCGCGTACCTTTGTTTAGCTTGTAATAGAGAGCATCTTTATCGGCGGCACTCGCCGCCACAACTCCGCCATCTGCTGACGAGAATAGAGCTTCATCGATGTCAGAAAGATCCTCGCCGGTCTTTACGCAGCGATTGAATTCGGGGTGAAACCCGGAGAGACTGAGGAGTTTGAGCAAAAATGCCGCGAAGATAAACTCGAGTTTCGAGCCGTGACAGTAGTTCATCTGATAGAAACTCTTTTGCAGCAAATCGAAGACAGCCTCGCTCGATTCAGCTTGTGGCACAATGTCTTCCAGAGTTTCCACTATCGCCGACGCGTGCGACAAACGACGAATATCCTCTGAGAGTAACTGATTGCTTCGGATCACCTCGGCCTGAGAAACAATACCGAGTTTTTCAGCATCGGATTGATAGTAGAGAATCTCGGCGTGCGAGAATGGTTCGAGCCTGCCAACCATCACAGACTTCGGGTTGCGCGCGCCTTTTGCCAGAAGGTTTTGTCTGCCCCCATCTTTGAGGAAGCAGTAGACCAGCAGCGAAGATTCTCCTGAGCGGGCATTCTTCAGAATTACGGCTTCTGTTTTGTGCAGACTCATTCTGGTGTGTAGCTTAGTTTTTCCGGTATTCGGATAATGACTTCGCCCTTTTTGGCGAGGCCATACTTCTCACGGGCAAGTTTCTCGACATATTCCGAATCAGACTTGATTCGCTCCAGGCGGGTTTCGAGATCGACAATTTCAGCAATCAACTGCCGCTTCTCCACCTGGAGTTGATTCCTGTGCCTCTGCATCCGCATAAGGTTCAGGAAACCGAACTCACCACCGAGGAAACTGTACGATATGAACGCCACGAGGCAAATGACACCACCGCGTATGAGATATTTCCGGTAAGGCGACGCCTTCTTGCGTAGGCGTTCGATCAGCTTGCGCGGTGATCTATCCTTTATCTGTCTCGGTTTCCGCAAATCTATCTCATTTCAGGTTGTAGAACGCTGACATCCCCGAAAAATGCGCCGTGCCGGCAAGTTCTTCTTCGATTCGGAGCAACTGATTGTATTTTGCGATTCTGTCTGTACGGCAGCCCGATCCGGTCTTTATCTGGCCAGCAGCCGAGGCCACGACCACATCAGAGATTGTCGTATCTTCCGTTTCGCCCGAACGATGCGAGACTACCGCAGTCATGCCGTTTAGCTTTGCCATCGTAATCGTGTCGAGCGTCTCGGTGAGAGTCCCGATCTGGTTCAGTTTGATCAGAATGGAGTTTGCTGCATTCAGCTCGATACCCTTTGCGAGACGTTTCGGATTGGTGACGAACAGATCATCACCGACAATCTGGACACGGTGTCCGATGCGCTCGTTGATCTTGACAAATCCGTCCCAGTCATCCTCGGCGAGGCCATCCTCGATTGATATGATCGGGAAATCCATCGAAAGTTGCTCGTAGAAGTCGACCATCTCGTCAGACGATAGTTTGCGTCCCTCGCCCGCGAGATTATACATCTTTGCCTTGTCGTCGTAGAATTCGCTGGCCGCGGGATCGAGAGCGATGAACACCTGCTCGCCCGGAGAGTACCCGGCTTTCTCGATTGCTTCAATTATGACTTCGATTGCTTCGCGATTCGATTTCAAGTTCGGCGCAAAGCCTCCCTCGTCGCCAACAGCGGTGCTGAGTCCCTTGGAATGGAGGACTTTCTTGAGATTATGGAAAATTTCTATGCCGCATCTCAGTGAATCGGAGAAGCTGTCAAATCCTGCAGGCATGACCATGAATTCCTGCAGATCGACGTTGTTGTCGGCATGCGATCCGCCGTTGAGGATGTTCATCATTGGGACCGGCAGCAGATTGGCATTCGTGCCACCGAGATACCGGTAAAGCGGAGTACCCATGTAATCGGCAGCGGCTTTGGCGCAGGCGAGCGAGACGCCGAGGATAGCGTTGGCGCCAAGTTTCGACTTGTCGTCGGTGCCGTCGAGATCAATCAGGAACTGGTCGATTAGTCGTTGCTCAGTTACCGGAATCGCCTCGTCCACAAGAGGAACCGCGATTTTCTCATTCACATTTTCGACAGCCTTGAGTACACCCTTGCCGAGGTACCGTTTCTTGTCACCGTCGCGCAGTTCGAGCGCCTCGTGGGCGCCGGTCGATGCGCCCGATGGCACAATCGCTCGTCCGAACGAGCCGTCATTGGTGAGGACTTCGACCTCAACCGTTGGATTTCCGCGTGAATCGAGTACTTCCCTGCCATGAATGAGTATTATATGAGCCATCAATTTCTCCTTGGTTTTGAGCGCATTACGCGTGGGGAAGGTAGATG contains:
- the recO gene encoding DNA repair protein RecO translates to MSLHKTEAVILKNARSGESSLLVYCFLKDGGRQNLLAKGARNPKSVMVGRLEPFSHAEILYYQSDAEKLGIVSQAEVIRSNQLLSEDIRRLSHASAIVETLEDIVPQAESSEAVFDLLQKSFYQMNYCHGSKLEFIFAAFLLKLLSLSGFHPEFNRCVKTGEDLSDIDEALFSSADGGVVAASAADKDALYYKLNKGTRRVLNLILSSDMDKLGSVNFSNDQKKLVRAMLLKFLSIHTERAPKLASLDFLDRIKPAE
- a CDS encoding septum formation initiator family protein yields the protein MRKPRQIKDRSPRKLIERLRKKASPYRKYLIRGGVICLVAFISYSFLGGEFGFLNLMRMQRHRNQLQVEKRQLIAEIVDLETRLERIKSDSEYVEKLAREKYGLAKKGEVIIRIPEKLSYTPE
- the eno gene encoding phosphopyruvate hydratase codes for the protein MAHIILIHGREVLDSRGNPTVEVEVLTNDGSFGRAIVPSGASTGAHEALELRDGDKKRYLGKGVLKAVENVNEKIAVPLVDEAIPVTEQRLIDQFLIDLDGTDDKSKLGANAILGVSLACAKAAADYMGTPLYRYLGGTNANLLPVPMMNILNGGSHADNNVDLQEFMVMPAGFDSFSDSLRCGIEIFHNLKKVLHSKGLSTAVGDEGGFAPNLKSNREAIEVIIEAIEKAGYSPGEQVFIALDPAASEFYDDKAKMYNLAGEGRKLSSDEMVDFYEQLSMDFPIISIEDGLAEDDWDGFVKINERIGHRVQIVGDDLFVTNPKRLAKGIELNAANSILIKLNQIGTLTETLDTITMAKLNGMTAVVSHRSGETEDTTISDVVVASAAGQIKTGSGCRTDRIAKYNQLLRIEEELAGTAHFSGMSAFYNLK